From one Marinobacter sp. LV10MA510-1 genomic stretch:
- the yegQ gene encoding tRNA 5-hydroxyuridine modification protein YegQ, translating to MNTPELLAPAGTPEHLETAFAYGADAVYAGQPRYSLRVRNNSFKNAADLGAGIERAHSLGKQFYLVSNIAPHNDKVRSYLKDLAPVIEQKPDALIMSDPGLIMLVKKQWPDQPIHLSVQANAVNWATVEFWHSQGISRVILSRELALNEIREIRERVPQMELEVFVHGALCMAYSGRCLLSGYMNHRDANQGACTNACRWNYKPVAHSHDQTGDLIACSSDNPVQEALPREIEPREILLEEPNRPGSLIPAYEDEHGTYIMNSRDLRAVQHVAALCEMGVHSLKIEGRTKSTYYVARTTQAYRRAIDEAVQGKPFDMSLMDELEALSNRGYTEGFLRRHLPQEYQSYEQGSSYLGSQQVVGAIADANDQWLTITVKNKFSIGDPLELVTPSGNLRFTLPAMENLNGGAVNCAPGSGHIVRIPVPPNTPAQLAHSYLTRILPNGTQG from the coding sequence ATGAATACCCCTGAACTGCTTGCGCCCGCCGGCACCCCCGAGCACCTTGAAACCGCCTTTGCCTATGGCGCCGATGCGGTTTATGCCGGCCAGCCACGCTATTCACTGCGGGTTCGCAACAACAGTTTCAAGAACGCAGCCGACCTGGGCGCTGGTATCGAGCGCGCTCACAGTCTGGGCAAGCAGTTCTATCTGGTCTCTAACATTGCACCCCACAATGACAAGGTTCGTTCCTATCTGAAAGATCTGGCGCCGGTAATAGAGCAAAAACCCGATGCGCTTATCATGTCCGACCCAGGTTTAATCATGCTGGTAAAAAAGCAGTGGCCAGACCAGCCTATACACCTGTCTGTCCAGGCCAACGCGGTAAACTGGGCAACAGTAGAATTCTGGCACAGCCAGGGCATCAGCCGGGTGATTCTGTCACGGGAACTGGCACTGAACGAAATTCGCGAGATTCGCGAGCGGGTGCCGCAGATGGAACTGGAGGTGTTTGTACACGGCGCTCTGTGCATGGCTTACTCCGGCCGCTGCCTGCTGTCGGGCTATATGAACCACCGCGATGCCAATCAGGGAGCCTGCACCAACGCCTGTCGCTGGAACTACAAACCGGTGGCACACAGTCACGATCAAACGGGCGACCTGATCGCCTGCTCTTCTGACAACCCTGTGCAGGAGGCTTTACCCAGGGAGATAGAGCCCAGAGAAATTCTGCTGGAAGAACCCAACCGTCCCGGCAGCTTAATTCCCGCTTATGAGGACGAACACGGCACCTACATCATGAATTCCCGCGATCTGCGCGCGGTTCAGCACGTGGCCGCCCTGTGCGAAATGGGCGTGCACTCTCTGAAAATTGAAGGCCGCACCAAAAGCACCTACTACGTAGCACGCACTACACAGGCCTACCGCCGGGCCATTGACGAAGCTGTGCAAGGCAAGCCTTTTGACATGAGCCTGATGGACGAGCTCGAAGCCCTGTCGAACCGCGGTTACACCGAAGGGTTCCTGCGCCGCCACCTGCCCCAAGAATATCAGAGCTACGAGCAGGGCTCGTCCTATCTCGGCAGCCAGCAGGTGGTGGGCGCCATCGCCGACGCCAACGACCAGTGGCTTACCATCACTGTAAAAAATAAATTCTCCATCGGTGACCCGCTGGAACTGGTCACCCCCAGCGGCAACCTGCGATTCACCCTGCCTGCTATGGAAAATCTGAACGGCGGCGCCGTGAATTGCGCCCCCGGCAGCGGCCACATCGTGCGCATTCCTGTGCCGCCAAACACTCCGGCGCAGCTTGCTCACAGCTATCTGACACGTATCCTGCCGAATGGCACGCAAGGCTGA
- a CDS encoding helix-turn-helix transcriptional regulator, whose translation MAVNGQQQAARASLSIRVRVLIDGQLARGKVGVEVVASQLHMSRYTLHKKLKAEGLTFARILEDVRRKRALAYMQDKTKPLVEIAEQLGFSELSAFSRAFKRWMGSSPAEYRSVRFS comes from the coding sequence ATGGCTGTAAACGGGCAGCAGCAGGCTGCGCGGGCATCTTTGAGTATCCGCGTGCGTGTTTTGATTGACGGCCAGCTGGCCAGAGGAAAGGTAGGTGTAGAGGTGGTTGCGTCGCAGCTGCACATGAGCCGCTATACCTTGCATAAAAAATTGAAAGCGGAAGGGCTGACCTTCGCACGTATATTGGAGGACGTTCGCCGCAAGCGGGCGCTGGCTTACATGCAGGATAAAACCAAGCCGCTGGTAGAAATTGCCGAACAGCTTGGGTTTTCAGAACTGAGTGCATTCAGCCGGGCGTTCAAGCGTTGGATGGGCTCGTCGCCGGCTGAATACCGCTCGGTCAGGTTTTCCTGA
- the sufB gene encoding Fe-S cluster assembly protein SufB, giving the protein MATTDKEVRELIKRDYEHGFVTEIESDTFEPGLNEDVIRRLSELKQEPEFMLEWRLKAYRRWLEMEEPDWAHVDYPKVKYNEISYYSAPKRPEDMLQSLDEVDPELLRTYEKLGIPLHERAKLAGVAVDAVFDSVSVVTTFKEPLEKAGVIFCPISEAIQKYPELVKKYLGSVVPAADNYFAALNSAVFSDGSFVYIPKGVRCPMELSTYFRINAANTGQFERTLIIADEGSYVSYLEGCTAPMRDENQLHAAVVELVLLKDAQIKYSTVQNWYPGDENGKGGIFNFVTKRAACIGDNSKVSWTQVETGSAVTWKYPSCVLRGDNSVGEFYSVALTHNYQQADTGTKMIHLGKNTRSTVISKGISAGRSSNTYRGLIKFNPGAEGARNFTQCDSLLIGDRCGAHTFPYIESKNKSAIVEHEATTSKVSDEQMFLCRQRGINAEQAVSMIVNGFCKEVFKELPMEFAVEAGKLLEVSLEGSVG; this is encoded by the coding sequence ATGGCGACCACAGACAAAGAGGTAAGAGAACTCATCAAACGGGACTACGAACACGGGTTCGTAACCGAGATTGAGTCAGACACCTTTGAGCCGGGCCTCAATGAAGACGTAATTCGCCGTCTTTCTGAACTCAAGCAAGAGCCAGAATTCATGCTGGAGTGGCGCCTGAAAGCCTATCGTCGCTGGCTCGAAATGGAAGAGCCAGACTGGGCTCACGTTGATTACCCAAAGGTAAAATACAACGAAATTTCCTATTATTCCGCGCCCAAACGCCCGGAAGATATGCTTCAGAGCCTCGACGAAGTCGATCCTGAGCTGCTGCGCACCTATGAAAAACTGGGTATTCCGCTGCACGAAAGGGCCAAACTAGCCGGCGTTGCAGTAGATGCGGTCTTCGACTCCGTCTCTGTAGTCACCACCTTTAAAGAACCACTGGAAAAAGCAGGCGTTATCTTCTGCCCGATTTCAGAAGCGATTCAGAAATACCCGGAGCTGGTGAAAAAGTATCTGGGCAGCGTGGTTCCCGCCGCTGACAACTACTTCGCCGCGCTGAATTCGGCGGTATTCTCCGACGGCTCCTTCGTGTACATCCCCAAAGGTGTGCGCTGCCCGATGGAACTGTCGACCTACTTCCGCATCAACGCTGCCAACACTGGCCAGTTCGAGCGAACCCTTATTATCGCCGACGAAGGCAGTTACGTCAGTTATCTGGAAGGTTGCACTGCACCCATGCGCGACGAAAACCAGCTGCACGCTGCAGTCGTCGAACTGGTGCTGCTAAAAGACGCCCAGATCAAATACTCTACGGTACAGAACTGGTACCCCGGCGACGAAAACGGCAAAGGCGGTATCTTTAACTTCGTCACAAAACGCGCCGCCTGCATCGGTGACAACTCCAAAGTGTCCTGGACCCAGGTCGAAACCGGTTCAGCCGTCACCTGGAAGTACCCCAGCTGCGTACTGCGCGGCGACAACAGCGTCGGTGAATTTTACTCAGTCGCGCTGACCCACAACTACCAGCAGGCCGACACCGGCACAAAAATGATTCACCTGGGCAAAAACACCCGCAGCACGGTGATTTCCAAGGGTATTTCTGCCGGTCGCAGCTCAAACACCTACCGCGGCCTGATCAAGTTCAACCCGGGAGCCGAAGGTGCACGAAACTTCACCCAGTGCGACTCCCTGCTAATTGGTGACCGCTGCGGCGCCCACACTTTCCCGTACATAGAAAGCAAGAACAAGTCGGCCATCGTGGAGCACGAGGCGACCACGTCAAAAGTCAGCGACGAACAGATGTTCCTCTGCCGCCAGCGCGGTATTAACGCGGAACAGGCTGTATCCATGATCGTCAACGGCTTCTGTAAAGAAGTCTTCAAAGAGCTGCCCATGGAGTTTGCGGTAGAAGCCGGCAAACTGCTTGAAGTCAGCTTGGAAGGCTCGGTCGGTTAA
- a CDS encoding NnrS family protein, translating into MAIPTPSADRASIGQLFGYPFRIFFLSMALLVVVVLPVWVLQATGTLQLPLALPGVLWHQHEMLFGFLTAAIAGFLLTAVCTWTQTDRIHGLRLALLWGVWLAGRLLLAFGGDLPVWLVQGVNLAFLPLVMLDAGWRVWHARQKRQLMILVVLGLLWLMQIGFVARLDPVYSYGALLMGLALISIVGGRITPAFTSGYLGRQGLSPTLVKNSAKLDMASVFAMIVLLATLVSGWRTLAGVMAIVAAGIMLVRLYNWKGWLTHKEPLLWVLHLSILWVPVALVLLAGHLLLEWPSNAWAHAAGAGAIGCLIFGVIARVTLGHTGRPLVLPRGMVTAFVLIQLAAVARVLTAFNILGWHAGIGVSTLLWLIAFGVFLWRYTHILASPRPDGKIG; encoded by the coding sequence ATGGCAATTCCGACACCATCCGCCGACCGCGCCAGTATCGGTCAGTTGTTCGGTTACCCTTTTCGCATTTTCTTCCTGTCTATGGCCCTGCTGGTTGTTGTTGTGTTGCCGGTATGGGTGCTCCAGGCAACAGGCACCCTACAACTGCCACTAGCCTTGCCCGGGGTGCTATGGCACCAGCACGAAATGCTGTTCGGGTTTCTGACCGCCGCTATTGCGGGCTTTCTGCTAACGGCCGTGTGCACCTGGACGCAGACCGATCGCATTCATGGGCTGCGTCTGGCTCTACTGTGGGGTGTGTGGCTTGCTGGCCGGCTATTGCTGGCCTTTGGCGGTGATCTTCCGGTTTGGCTGGTTCAGGGTGTGAACCTGGCCTTTCTGCCGTTAGTGATGCTCGATGCGGGCTGGCGTGTCTGGCACGCGCGGCAGAAACGCCAACTGATGATACTGGTGGTACTGGGCCTCTTATGGCTGATGCAAATCGGCTTCGTTGCCCGTCTTGATCCGGTTTACAGCTACGGTGCGCTGCTGATGGGCCTGGCCCTGATCAGCATTGTTGGCGGGCGTATCACACCGGCCTTCACCAGCGGTTATCTAGGCCGCCAGGGACTGAGCCCTACGCTGGTGAAAAATTCAGCCAAACTGGATATGGCCAGCGTATTTGCGATGATTGTGCTGCTGGCAACACTGGTGAGCGGCTGGCGCACCCTTGCTGGAGTGATGGCCATCGTTGCCGCTGGTATTATGCTGGTGCGGCTTTACAATTGGAAAGGTTGGCTGACCCATAAAGAACCGCTGTTATGGGTGTTACACCTGTCGATTCTGTGGGTGCCGGTGGCGCTGGTTCTGTTGGCGGGCCATCTGTTATTGGAATGGCCTTCAAACGCCTGGGCCCACGCTGCGGGTGCTGGCGCCATTGGCTGCCTGATATTTGGGGTTATAGCACGGGTAACCCTGGGCCACACCGGCCGGCCGCTGGTGCTGCCACGGGGCATGGTAACCGCCTTTGTATTAATCCAGCTGGCCGCGGTGGCACGGGTGCTGACGGCCTTCAATATTCTGGGCTGGCACGCCGGTATTGGCGTCAGCACTCTGCTATGGCTGATCGCCTTTGGTGTCTTTCTGTGGCGCTACACCCACATATTGGCTAGCCCACGGCCAGACGGTAAAATCGGGTAA
- the sufC gene encoding Fe-S cluster assembly ATPase SufC has translation MLSIKNLHASVEGKQILKGINLEIKAGEVHAIMGPNGSGKSTLSQVLAGNEAFEVTEGDVTLNGDNLLELPTEMRAREGIFLAFQYPVEIPGVSNLQFLRTAVNAMRKHQGKDDMNAAEFMKLAKEVSRQVDLDPAFLKRGVNEGFSGGEKKRNEIMQALLLQPKFAILDETDSGLDIDALKVVSDGVNALRAPDRAILMITHYQRLLDHIVPDYVHVLADGKIIKSGGRELALELEEKGYGWLGVKDNVTASH, from the coding sequence ATGCTGAGCATCAAAAACCTGCACGCCTCCGTTGAAGGCAAACAGATTCTCAAAGGCATCAACCTGGAAATAAAAGCCGGCGAAGTTCACGCCATCATGGGCCCCAACGGCTCCGGCAAAAGTACCTTGTCGCAGGTGTTGGCAGGCAATGAAGCATTTGAAGTCACCGAAGGCGACGTTACCCTCAACGGCGACAACCTGCTTGAACTGCCCACCGAAATGCGTGCCCGCGAAGGTATTTTCCTGGCGTTCCAATACCCGGTTGAAATTCCCGGCGTCAGCAACCTGCAGTTCCTGCGCACCGCCGTTAACGCCATGCGCAAGCACCAGGGCAAAGACGACATGAACGCCGCTGAATTCATGAAGCTGGCCAAAGAGGTCTCCAGACAGGTCGACCTGGATCCCGCCTTTCTCAAACGCGGCGTGAACGAAGGCTTCTCGGGTGGAGAAAAAAAGCGTAACGAAATAATGCAGGCGCTGTTGCTGCAACCAAAATTCGCCATTCTTGACGAAACTGACTCCGGCCTTGATATAGACGCCCTGAAGGTCGTTTCCGACGGTGTAAACGCCTTACGTGCTCCCGATCGTGCCATTCTGATGATTACCCATTACCAGCGCCTGCTGGACCACATAGTTCCAGATTACGTACACGTGCTGGCTGATGGCAAAATCATCAAATCAGGCGGCCGCGAACTGGCTCTGGAACTGGAAGAAAAAGGCTACGGCTGGCTCGGCGTCAAAGATAACGTAACTGCCAGCCACTGA
- a CDS encoding SirB2 family protein produces MTLKSIHMLTAYLTVTLFALRLLMDAVGRPGWRQTPLRWIPHANDTVLLVSAISLVFVTPWMPLVHGWLTAKIILLVGYIIAGMFALKVSVDKRARIVAAVLALVQIAAIFHLATAKPILFS; encoded by the coding sequence ATGACTTTAAAAAGCATTCACATGCTCACCGCGTATCTCACAGTGACGCTTTTCGCACTGCGCTTGCTGATGGATGCAGTGGGCCGCCCCGGTTGGCGGCAAACGCCTTTGCGCTGGATTCCCCACGCTAACGACACGGTGCTGCTGGTCAGCGCTATCAGCCTAGTGTTTGTAACGCCGTGGATGCCGTTAGTGCACGGCTGGTTAACAGCCAAGATAATCTTGCTGGTGGGTTACATCATAGCCGGGATGTTCGCTTTAAAAGTCAGTGTTGATAAGCGCGCACGCATCGTCGCAGCGGTGCTTGCGCTGGTGCAGATAGCCGCGATATTCCACTTGGCGACTGCCAAGCCGATACTCTTCTCCTAA
- a CDS encoding universal stress protein produces the protein MKIMIAYDGSRNAKLALAQTITMFHELKPTLSLVAVAENPRDISASNEDLFQEELASLKKALQEALEMCVKEGISADSLLLEGDARKMLLYAAESKVQPNMLVIARHSEEPDGGFIARSLTYFVDELDYMTFGKVSSFLARRVQCPLLILPSC, from the coding sequence ATGAAAATAATGATCGCCTACGATGGCTCGCGCAACGCCAAACTGGCGTTGGCACAAACCATCACCATGTTTCACGAGCTCAAGCCTACCCTTAGCCTGGTTGCCGTGGCCGAGAACCCGCGGGACATAAGCGCAAGCAACGAGGACTTGTTTCAGGAAGAGCTGGCCAGTTTGAAAAAGGCCCTGCAAGAAGCTCTGGAAATGTGCGTCAAGGAAGGCATAAGTGCCGACTCCCTGTTGCTTGAGGGAGATGCCCGCAAGATGTTGCTCTACGCAGCCGAGAGTAAAGTGCAGCCAAACATGCTGGTGATTGCCCGCCACAGTGAAGAGCCCGACGGCGGTTTTATTGCCCGCTCACTGACTTATTTCGTGGATGAGTTGGACTACATGACATTCGGCAAGGTCAGTTCGTTTCTGGCGCGCCGGGTGCAATGCCCACTGCTTATTCTGCCTAGCTGCTGA
- the fabA gene encoding bifunctional 3-hydroxydecanoyl-ACP dehydratase/trans-2-decenoyl-ACP isomerase codes for MDSNPYPNTFSKQDLIDCGHGELFKGAGMRLPIDEMLMFDRITHIGSEGGLYGKGGLTAELDINPDLWFFKVHFDSDPVMPGCLGLDAMWQLLGFYLAWTGGRGKGRALGSGEVKFFGQVLPNAKKVTYHLDFKRLIKRKLTMAIADGRMEVDGKEIYMAKDLRVGLFTSTDNF; via the coding sequence ATGGATTCCAACCCCTACCCCAACACGTTTAGCAAACAAGACCTGATCGACTGCGGTCACGGTGAATTGTTCAAGGGCGCTGGCATGCGCCTGCCCATTGATGAAATGCTGATGTTCGACCGCATCACCCACATTGGGAGCGAAGGCGGGCTTTACGGCAAAGGTGGCCTGACCGCAGAGCTGGATATCAATCCGGACCTGTGGTTCTTCAAGGTTCACTTTGACAGCGATCCGGTTATGCCGGGCTGCCTGGGCCTTGACGCCATGTGGCAGCTGCTCGGTTTCTACCTGGCATGGACAGGTGGCCGGGGCAAAGGCCGGGCGCTGGGTTCCGGTGAAGTGAAATTCTTTGGCCAGGTTCTTCCTAATGCCAAAAAAGTCACTTACCATCTTGATTTCAAACGTCTTATAAAGCGCAAGCTAACCATGGCTATCGCTGATGGCCGAATGGAAGTGGACGGCAAGGAAATTTATATGGCCAAAGACCTACGGGTAGGCCTGTTCACCTCCACCGACAACTTTTAG
- a CDS encoding MFS transporter, with protein MQKNRFQSHHQALKMPLEPELAPKTLAYLLGAFALLLCGISGLILENRLHLQANTLSLTLGLAVLAGSALRLAFAINLDRRVMLSHVIGATEVTHDAGTPCAQQSRLMWRFAVSYSGVAASFIVLSLWLPHYLAELYQLDVAHAALTGLLWIIPAALFHAPAIKLARRFGARRMMYHSLTGILIVTFILSYPPTHYQVHGIDREILFTLSLSLPLFSMLMIALGLCLALGQATLSSQIPRYYSQYYSQHHPHKVNTAAAILTMAGAILAGPMLLAFAAISDITGVWQTSFMLLFALALLTLLRMHLAIRSAECKESANAAESADLPELFSGR; from the coding sequence GTGCAAAAAAACCGCTTTCAATCCCATCATCAAGCGCTGAAAATGCCGCTTGAGCCGGAGCTCGCACCAAAAACATTGGCATACCTTTTGGGTGCCTTTGCGCTACTGCTTTGTGGGATCAGCGGATTAATACTGGAAAACCGATTGCACCTGCAGGCAAACACCCTGAGCCTGACATTGGGGCTGGCTGTTTTGGCAGGCTCTGCGTTACGCCTGGCGTTCGCAATAAATCTTGACCGGCGGGTAATGCTCTCGCATGTCATAGGCGCAACAGAAGTTACGCACGATGCCGGAACACCTTGCGCTCAGCAAAGCCGTCTGATGTGGCGTTTTGCAGTGTCTTACAGCGGCGTGGCTGCCAGTTTTATTGTTCTTTCGTTGTGGCTGCCGCATTATTTGGCGGAGCTGTATCAGCTTGATGTTGCTCACGCAGCGCTTACCGGCTTGCTTTGGATAATACCCGCCGCGCTATTTCATGCCCCCGCCATAAAGCTGGCGCGGCGATTCGGCGCGCGGCGAATGATGTACCACAGTCTGACCGGCATATTGATTGTGACGTTCATACTCAGCTACCCGCCCACCCATTATCAGGTGCATGGCATCGACCGCGAGATTCTCTTTACCCTAAGCCTCAGCCTGCCACTTTTTTCCATGCTGATGATTGCATTGGGCTTATGTCTTGCTCTTGGCCAAGCGACATTATCTAGCCAAATACCACGGTACTATTCTCAGTACTACTCCCAGCACCATCCCCACAAAGTAAACACGGCAGCCGCCATACTCACGATGGCCGGAGCCATTCTTGCCGGCCCGATGCTACTGGCATTCGCCGCCATCAGTGATATAACCGGCGTCTGGCAAACCAGCTTCATGCTGTTGTTTGCTCTGGCGCTGCTCACACTGCTGCGCATGCACCTGGCCATTCGCAGTGCCGAGTGCAAAGAGTCGGCCAACGCGGCAGAATCCGCCGACCTTCCGGAATTATTCAGCGGCCGTTAA
- a CDS encoding beta-ketoacyl synthase N-terminal-like domain-containing protein has translation MRRVVITGMGIVSSLGTDLKAVTKSLREVKSGIGFSEEARDNGLRSQICGQINLNLPELIDRKLWRFMCPASGYAHLSTVEALAQSGLTDEQIRANTTGAIFGTGGASTVELMDAIDTHRAKGIRRVGPYRVPRTMGSSINASITTAFGITGVNYGITSACATSTHAIGHAADLIAMGRQDVMLAGGGDDIHWSLSMLFDAMGALSTKYNDTPEKASRTYDANRDGFVISGGGGTLVLEALEHAQARGANILAEIVGFGATSDGADMVAPSGEGAVRCMQQAMKNIDGDISYINTHGTSTPAGDITELKAIKQAFGDRIPPLSSTKALSGHALGAAGVHEAIYSLIMQRESFICPSANIENLDEGAEGYPVVREVRENQNLEYVMSNSFGFGGTNGSLVFKKF, from the coding sequence ATGCGTCGCGTTGTAATCACCGGGATGGGCATTGTGTCCAGCCTTGGAACCGACTTAAAGGCTGTAACCAAATCACTGCGGGAAGTGAAGTCCGGTATCGGCTTCAGCGAAGAAGCCCGCGATAACGGCCTACGTAGCCAGATTTGCGGTCAGATCAACCTGAATCTTCCAGAATTGATTGACCGCAAGTTGTGGCGTTTTATGTGCCCGGCTTCCGGCTACGCCCACCTGTCTACGGTAGAAGCCCTGGCCCAGTCTGGCCTGACCGACGAGCAGATCCGCGCCAACACCACCGGCGCCATTTTCGGCACCGGTGGCGCATCTACCGTGGAGCTGATGGACGCCATCGACACCCATCGTGCAAAAGGCATTCGGCGGGTTGGCCCTTACCGGGTACCACGCACCATGGGCAGCTCTATCAATGCCAGCATTACAACGGCGTTCGGCATTACCGGTGTTAACTACGGCATTACGTCGGCCTGCGCCACCAGTACCCACGCGATTGGCCACGCGGCGGACCTGATTGCCATGGGCCGCCAGGACGTGATGCTGGCCGGCGGTGGCGACGATATCCACTGGAGCCTGAGCATGTTGTTCGACGCCATGGGCGCGCTGTCCACCAAGTACAACGACACCCCGGAAAAAGCGTCGCGCACCTACGATGCCAACCGCGACGGTTTCGTGATTTCTGGCGGCGGCGGCACCCTGGTGCTGGAAGCTCTGGAGCATGCACAAGCCCGCGGCGCCAACATTTTGGCGGAAATTGTCGGCTTTGGCGCAACCTCTGATGGCGCTGATATGGTCGCCCCCAGCGGCGAGGGTGCAGTACGCTGCATGCAGCAGGCGATGAAAAACATCGACGGCGACATCAGCTACATCAACACCCACGGCACCAGCACACCGGCCGGCGACATCACCGAGCTGAAAGCTATCAAGCAGGCCTTTGGTGACCGCATTCCGCCGCTGAGTTCTACCAAAGCACTGAGCGGCCACGCTCTGGGCGCGGCAGGCGTGCACGAAGCCATTTACAGCCTGATCATGCAGCGTGAAAGCTTTATTTGCCCATCTGCCAACATCGAAAATCTGGATGAAGGCGCAGAAGGTTACCCGGTCGTGCGCGAAGTGCGCGAAAACCAGAACCTGGAATATGTGATGAGCAACAGTTTCGGCTTTGGCGGCACCAACGGCAGCCTGGTGTTTAAAAAGTTCTAA
- the sufD gene encoding Fe-S cluster assembly protein SufD: MKSASTLSSAFLQSAGQALPEPLLALRANRASALKDLLLPTRKTENWKYSAKHLKLTDEMASSLPLSASAGAEADIQGYTVVLVNGVVRPEASNYPALEGLSIKRFSDLNGDDAELAADLLGKSISDQPAKHGSINLSLLNAARFEDGLLIQLQPGTVLDQPLFVIHHTSASHSGSAFPCILVAAGSNSQLTLVEDYVSSGESPVMVNTATEFSLGDGANVTSVRLNTEGQNVQHIGTTGVRQQRNSRFASHSVGFGGTLRRHDLHVRLEGEGAECKLNGVVVTQGTQHYDNHTTIEHIAAHCNSEESYRNIAADKSHAIFNGRIHIHQDAQKSNANMSNKNLLLTNGAEIDTKPELEIYADDVKCAHGATIGQLDNESIFYLVSRGLSPRDAKVLLTMAFINELVAQIPVEQVRDTANTGLNQFFDQAFQEV, encoded by the coding sequence ATGAAATCTGCATCTACGCTTTCCAGCGCCTTTCTGCAATCGGCGGGTCAAGCTCTGCCCGAGCCACTGCTGGCGCTGCGCGCTAACAGAGCCAGCGCTCTGAAGGATTTGCTGCTGCCCACGCGCAAAACTGAAAACTGGAAGTACTCGGCCAAGCATCTGAAACTGACCGATGAAATGGCCAGCTCCTTGCCGCTGAGCGCCAGTGCCGGCGCCGAGGCCGACATTCAGGGTTACACTGTGGTGCTGGTAAATGGCGTTGTGCGCCCCGAAGCCAGCAACTACCCAGCGCTGGAAGGCCTGAGCATAAAGCGCTTCAGTGATTTGAACGGCGATGACGCCGAGCTTGCCGCTGACCTGCTGGGCAAATCCATCAGCGATCAGCCGGCAAAACACGGTTCAATAAACCTGTCACTGCTGAACGCTGCGCGCTTTGAAGACGGTCTGCTGATCCAACTGCAGCCCGGCACCGTGCTGGACCAACCGCTGTTTGTAATTCATCACACCAGCGCCAGCCACAGCGGGTCTGCCTTTCCTTGTATTCTGGTAGCCGCAGGCAGCAACAGCCAGCTCACCCTGGTGGAAGATTATGTTTCCAGCGGCGAAAGCCCGGTGATGGTCAACACCGCCACCGAGTTTAGCCTGGGCGATGGCGCCAATGTCACCAGTGTGCGCCTGAATACCGAAGGTCAGAATGTGCAGCACATAGGCACCACCGGCGTGCGCCAACAGCGCAACTCGCGTTTTGCAAGTCACAGCGTTGGCTTTGGTGGCACCTTGCGCCGTCACGACCTGCACGTTCGCCTTGAAGGCGAAGGTGCCGAGTGTAAACTCAATGGCGTGGTGGTTACCCAAGGTACCCAGCATTACGACAATCACACCACCATTGAACACATTGCGGCCCACTGCAACAGCGAGGAAAGCTATCGCAACATTGCAGCAGATAAATCCCACGCTATTTTTAACGGCCGTATACACATCCATCAGGATGCGCAAAAATCCAACGCCAACATGAGCAACAAAAATCTGCTGCTCACCAACGGTGCGGAAATCGACACCAAGCCAGAACTGGAAATTTACGCCGACGACGTAAAGTGCGCCCACGGCGCGACCATCGGCCAGCTTGATAACGAATCCATATTTTATCTGGTGTCCCGTGGCCTTAGCCCCCGCGATGCAAAAGTTCTGCTGACCATGGCGTTTATCAATGAACTGGTGGCCCAGATTCCGGTGGAGCAGGTGCGTGACACCGCCAACACCGGACTGAACCAGTTCTTCGACCAGGCATTCCAAGAGGTATAA